The genomic interval ATAGCCTCCGTATCCCGGCAGGGAATGACGATCGCATCCTGCCCATCTCGCACCATTTCCATCGGTCCCGGTGTATCCGTTGTGATGGGAGCCAAACCACAGGCCATTGCTTCAATCAGGGCTAACCCAAACCCCTCTGAAATCGTCGGGAAGAGTTTGATCTGGTGTCCTTTTAATAGGTCAGGGAGAGTTTCGTGGGTGTAATAGGGAACCACCGTGACGCGATCGCGCACCCCTGGGTCAAAATCCGCGTAAACCTTCTCTTCCGGGCAGTCTGTTCCCAACAGGCTCACGCTTACTTGGGGATAGCGAGCCAGAATGGTGTTTAATGCCGGAGTGGCATACTGCACCCCTTTACGAACAATGTAGGTACCAATTTGGGCAATCCGTAGCGGCGCATTTTCTGGTAACGGTTCAAAGGGCAAATTCAGAAATGCTTCGGGAATGCCATTTGGAATAACGTGCGCTTTTTGGGGGTCAACCCCCAGATGTTCAACGGCATACTCGCGATCGCGACGATTGAGCAACAACACCAGATCCGCTAACCGCATGGAGGCTGCCGATTCCCAAAGCCGAATGCTGCCCCGGTAAAGGGGGTACTTCCAGCTAAATTGGAGATTACCCCGCTGCACCTCTTCCACATATTCCAGGTGTTCAATATGCTCCAGTCCATGACAGCGCGGCGATCATCAATGGACGGTTCCACGCTTTATGCCTGAATGCTGCCCATACCCAACCGTCTCCCGTAGATGCATCCACCACATCTAAACCCTGCTGCTGCTCCAGGGAAGCAATCCGCGAGGCGACAAATTCTGGAAACGCAGCAACCTTGACCAATGGATGTAATGGGTTCGGTAAACTATCCAGCGAGTAATACTCAACGTTGTGCCCCAACTGTTGATATTCCTGACCCAACCGCCAGGTGACACCCGCTGCTCCCGCGTTGATATTGAAGTTGTAGTGACAGGTAAACAGGATATTCATGAATTAGATATCAGGGGTTAGGTGCCAGGGAAGGGATAAAGGATAAAGGATAAAAATTAATTGGCTCACTCCTCACTTTAAATTCAAAACTTAAAACTCAAAACTTGAGGTTCTCTGCATTTTGCTTTCAACTACAAATTCAAAACTTAAGACTTAAGACTCAAGGCTCCCTTACTTGTCAGCGCTGGTGCAAACGGCTGATGATGGGGTTTGTCTGCAACTTCAATGAAGAGGGATTCCAGGGTGTGGAAGTTTTTTTGAGCATCAAATTTTTGCTCGACTACTTTTCGTCCCCGATCGCCCATTTGGCGTCTAAGGGTAGGGTTTTGTAGGAGGGTTTGGATGCTGTGAGCCAGCGCGACGCGATCGCCCGGTTGGATCAATAAACCCGTTTCGCCATGACTCACCATTTCGGGAATTGCGCTAAGTTGGGTTGCGATGATAGGTAAGCCTGCCGCCATCGCTTCAATAAATACCCAACCAAAGGGTTCGGCATAGGTTGGCATGACAAACACATCGGCTTGATGGTAGAGCGCTAACCATTCAGGTGTATAGGCGCGAATGTTCGGGTAAATGTGAACTCTGGGATGGGAGCAGGCGATCGCAGCCTGGGTGACCAGATGAAGTTCCGCCTGTTCGGTGAAGTTTTCCAGAAACACAGCGAGCAAATCGGGTCCGCCTTTCCGTTCAAAATCCCCCCCCACAAACAGAATCTGGCAGGGCTGGGAAACACGGCTGGAGGGCTTTTCTACAGCTTGGATTCGATCCAAATTTACACCGGGATAAACCACCTGCACTTTATTTGCCTCGATGTTGTAGTCCTCAATTACCGATCGCTGTGCGGCTTCCGAGAATGCCACCACACTTGCAGCCGTCTCATAAACCTTTTGTTCCAGATACAAATTTGGAGTATAGGTCCAGCGCCAGGAAGGGGTTGTTTTGAGGCGAGATGCCTGCGCTGCCGTCATATCTAAACTGACGATCGTCGGAATAGACTTCATTAAATCTAAGGACAGAAACCCCAAAATTTGGGTATGAAAATGCAGAGCCGTATATTCGAATTGCTTTAATTTGCGGACTGCCAACCGTTTTGCTAAGTAGGCGAAGCCGAGTTGGATGCGAAACCAGTGCAAATCCAAATTTTGAGTTTGAATCCAGGGATTGGGAATCTGTAAACTGAGGAATCGGTTGATGATTCGCGCGGGTAGTTCCCGTTCTTCGTTGTACCAATAAAAATCTGTTTGACAGTTGGGTGATTGATTAAAATAATTTCTCATTAGATCACCGTAGGTTCGGTGACCTAAATAGCCTTCGGCAATGGAAAGAACTCGGGTGGGAGTATTCATAGCAATCAAATTAAAAGTGAACTTAAATAATTAGACGACCCAGATCCCCGACTTTTCCAAAAAAGTCGGGGATCTAAATTTGGTGTTACGCCAAAAGTCTTTAAGGTTAGTAGATCCATGATTCTTAGGAGGGAATCTGAAATAATTGATCGATCGTTGAGTAAACCGCACGGTTGGAATAATGGTGTTGAAATGTTGTATCAATTCGTTGGGAAAGTAATTGCGCCAGTTCAGGTTCGTTGAGTAAGCGGAGAATCTGATCAGCATAACGATCGGGTTCATCCGTAATCAATGCATTGATACCATCAATCAAGCTCATCCCAGAGGCTCCAGTTGTGGTTGTCACAATTGGTATCGCGTGTGCCATTGCTTCCTGTAATTTGACTTTGGTTCCAGCACCGCTCAACAGTGGACAAATCATGATTCTCGATTTCAGATAAATTTCTGAAAGGTTGGAAACGAAGCCTAAACAAGTCATGTGAGGAGCAAGAACAGAATCAATCTGGACGGATTGGGAAACGGTGCCCGCGATCGCAAATTTAACATCTGGTTTTTGACGAATAATTTTTGGGAAAATCTGATCCAGAAAGAACTGTAGCCCTTCAACATTGGGTCCTAAACCAGTCCCAACAAATAGCAAATCGTACTCAAATTTCCGGTTTTGATAGGGGGGAAATTGAGTAGAATCGGCAGAACCTTCAACCAGATGGGGAACGAACCGCAGCTTTTGGGTGGGAAGTTGATCTTCCAGAATGATCATTTCCTGTTGTGAGTTGACTACGACAGCATCAAATTGATTCAGCAGCGCTACTTCCCTGGCAAAATTTGCCCCATAGTCAAACGTTCGCCCTTTCAAGGGATAGACATTCTTTCTGGCTAACCGTCCCTGGCAGGCAATATCGTGAATATCGATGATGAACTGAGTTCTGGCAGCTTTGGATTGAACCGCTAAATGGGCATATTCCAGATAGTTGATCCAGAAATAATCGTAGGTTTGCTGAGTCAGCAGCGATCGCACAAACCGGACATACCCTGGGGGGGTATAGTAATCGGAGTCGATCGGTAACTGTTGATTCAGAAGTGTTTGATAATAAAAACTTTGACTGCGGGAGTAAACAAAGTCCCAAAAATTGCGTTCACCCTCATAAACAAAAATTCGATCAACAAATTGGAGGATCTCTTGCTTTTTCTCCGGGGTCCAAACCGGGTTCCTGAAACCATTATGGACGACGACATCGACACTAAAAAAGGGCTGACGATCGCGGAAATACTGTAAGGTTCCCAACAACCTGCGTTTGTCACCACCATCGGTTGGAATGGGAGGCGTATGCAGGTGCAGTAGAACTTTTTTTCGAGTTGGTTCAGGTTGGGATAGTGCCCAACGATCTAGATTGCTTGGGGAATCTAGAACAGAGTTGTTTAAGCTCCTAACTTGGTTTCCCATGTCTCAAATCACTTTAAACAGGTGCAATTGGCTGTTCAGATCCCCGAATTCTCAAAGAATCCGGGGATCTTGGCTTCACGAAGTCTAAACCGTACTGCTCGATCCATTGGTGGGCAATCGCTGCTTTCTCAGGCTGATAGGAATACAACCGATTGCCACTCAACCGACGCAATAGTTTTTTAACAGGATAAAGGGGGCATTGTTTCAGTGCTGGATAAAGGTTTTTTTGAATTTCAGGGATTGATTTTGATCGACGGACTTGTTTATACAGAGCAGCCGCATGTTCGTTCCGTAAATCGGATAGCATCTGGTTTCGATTAATAGGTCGTTTGAGCGGGTACATCGGTTGAGATTGAACTAAGCGATCGAGGTTGGTTTGGGCGATCGTCAATAATTTCTCAGTGACTTGAGGGGATGTGCAATCATCCGTTGCCTGCCCCTCATACACGCGCCAGGTTGCCAGCAATTCTGGTAAATAAAGCACATCTGTGGTCAATCCCAGCCGCATCGTCCAATCATAATCTCCCACCGCTCCATAAAGACTGGTGAACCCCTTGAGCTGGTCAATCACGCTCCGGCGAAACACCAGAGCCGTGATCGTCATGTAAAGGTTGCGATAGAGGAAATGCATAAAAAATTCGCACAGACCAGAGCGAACATGGGCGGATTGATTAACCGCTTGATACAGGTCAAAGTGGACTTGAGTAATGGTTTCTGGGGAACGGGTGATCACCCCTGCTTCATCAATCCAGGCAAATTTGAAGTGGCAGACGGCTAAATTGGGATGGGCATCCAGGGCAGCGATCGTCGTTGATGCCAGGGTGGGGAAACAGGTATCGTCGCTGGTCAGAAAATAGAAGTAATCCGTTTCCACATGCCGCAGACATTCATTCCAATCGGCATACATTCCCTGGCGCAACCCGCGAAGCAGCAGGAAACGGCGATCGTCCGCAAATTGCTGCATGTATTCCCAGCTTCCATCGGTGGAGTAGCCATCAACGAACACACATCGCCAGTCCTGATAATCCTGAGCCAGAACACTTGCGATACAGGCTGGCAGATACCTCATTTTGTTGAGGTTGGGGATGCAAAATGTGAATCTGGAGCTACTCATGAAAGTTTAAGTTTTGAATTTTGAGTTTTTGAAAACAACGGTGGAGTATAGCAGTTCTAAATGATTGGTGAACAAGCCCCTGGCTCCTGGCTCCTAACTCCTAAAATCAACGATGTTCATGACTCAAATAGTTGGCGATATTCAGCTATTCCCTTCAGTTGTGGTTGTTTTTTGAACTGAATCAAATTCATGCTGCATCTGGTGATATTTCCAGAGTTTGCCACGCTGTTCCAGTAATTCGTGATAGGTTCCCTGTTCTACAATTCGCCCCTGTTCCATGACCACAACTTTGTCTGCCCGCACGATCGTAGACAACCGATGGGCGATCGCAATTACGGTTCGACCTTCCGCCAATGTTTCCAGGGATTCCTGGATTAATCGCTCCGACACGGAATCTAAGGCACTGGTTGCCTCGTCCAGAATCAGAATTTCCGGGTTGCGCAACAGGGCACGGGCGATCGCAATTCGCTGGCGTTGCCCACCGCGAAAGCCGCACTCCCCGATCGCCCATTTGGGTATCCAGACCATCGGGCATTTCCAGAATGAATTCCAGGGCATTGGCAAGCCGGGCAACTTCCAGGATTTCGGCTTCGCTGGCATCCTCCGAACCGTAGGCAATGTTGGCACGAATGGAGGTGTTAAAAATAAAGGTATCCTGGCTGACCACGGCAAGTCTGCGCCGAATCGAATTAATGTCAAACGCCCTTAAATCAACGCCATCCACCAAAATTCTGCCCAGGGTTGGGTCATAAAATCGGGGAATCAAATCCACCAGGGTTGTTTTGCCTGCACCGGAAGCCCCCACGATCGCGGTCATCTCACCCCGTTTAATGGTCAGCGTGATGTTTTTGAGGATGGGTTGATCTGCGGTGTAGCCAAAATCAACGGATTCAAAGGAAATCGCCCGTCGCAGCCCTGGAAAGGGTTGCGTACCATTGGCTTAAATAGGGTTTGTTGTCCGTCCGCAACAGTTGTTGGATGTTATCCAGGGCACCCGTAAAATTATTCAGCACTGCGACATTGCCATTCAATTCATGGATAGCGGGAACCAGGCGGAACAGGATAAACAGGAAAGTTAACAGCGATGCGGTTTGGAGCATGCCATTTGCCACAAACACCGTCAGCGCCACAATAATCATGCTGATGAGTACGGTGGAGGCTAACCCTTCCGCCAGGGGACGAATCAACGCCCAGCGCTTAACAGCTTTCATGGAAACATCCAGCAAATCCGAGCTGGCACGGTAGAACCGTTGGCGCTCATAGTCCTGGGTGGCAAATGCCTGGACTGTGCGAATCCCGCTAATAAT from Kovacikia minuta CCNUW1 carries:
- a CDS encoding ATP-binding cassette domain-containing protein; its protein translation is MPAKPKSWKLPGLPMPWNSFWKCPMVWIPKWAIGECGFRGGQRQRIAIARALLRNPEILILDEATSALDSVSERLIQESLETLAEGRTVIAIAHRLSTIVRADKVVVMEQGRIVEQGTYHELLEQRGKLWKYHQMQHEFDSVQKTTTTEGNS
- a CDS encoding glycosyltransferase, yielding MSSSRFTFCIPNLNKMRYLPACIASVLAQDYQDWRCVFVDGYSTDGSWEYMQQFADDRRFLLLRGLRQGMYADWNECLRHVETDYFYFLTSDDTCFPTLASTTIAALDAHPNLAVCHFKFAWIDEAGVITRSPETITQVHFDLYQAVNQSAHVRSGLCEFFMHFLYRNLYMTITALVFRRSVIDQLKGFTSLYGAVGDYDWTMRLGLTTDVLYLPELLATWRVYEGQATDDCTSPQVTEKLLTIAQTNLDRLVQSQPMYPLKRPINRNQMLSDLRNEHAAALYKQVRRSKSIPEIQKNLYPALKQCPLYPVKKLLRRLSGNRLYSYQPEKAAIAHQWIEQYGLDFVKPRSPDSLRIRGSEQPIAPV
- a CDS encoding glycosyltransferase family 4 protein codes for the protein MNTPTRVLSIAEGYLGHRTYGDLMRNYFNQSPNCQTDFYWYNEERELPARIINRFLSLQIPNPWIQTQNLDLHWFRIQLGFAYLAKRLAVRKLKQFEYTALHFHTQILGFLSLDLMKSIPTIVSLDMTAAQASRLKTTPSWRWTYTPNLYLEQKVYETAASVVAFSEAAQRSVIEDYNIEANKVQVVYPGVNLDRIQAVEKPSSRVSQPCQILFVGGDFERKGGPDLLAVFLENFTEQAELHLVTQAAIACSHPRVHIYPNIRAYTPEWLALYHQADVFVMPTYAEPFGWVFIEAMAAGLPIIATQLSAIPEMVSHGETGLLIQPGDRVALAHSIQTLLQNPTLRRQMGDRGRKVVEQKFDAQKNFHTLESLFIEVADKPHHQPFAPALTSKGALSLKS
- a CDS encoding glycosyltransferase yields the protein MGNQVRSLNNSVLDSPSNLDRWALSQPEPTRKKVLLHLHTPPIPTDGGDKRRLLGTLQYFRDRQPFFSVDVVVHNGFRNPVWTPEKKQEILQFVDRIFVYEGERNFWDFVYSRSQSFYYQTLLNQQLPIDSDYYTPPGYVRFVRSLLTQQTYDYFWINYLEYAHLAVQSKAARTQFIIDIHDIACQGRLARKNVYPLKGRTFDYGANFAREVALLNQFDAVVVNSQQEMIILEDQLPTQKLRFVPHLVEGSADSTQFPPYQNRKFEYDLLFVGTGLGPNVEGLQFFLDQIFPKIIRQKPDVKFAIAGTVSQSVQIDSVLAPHMTCLGFVSNLSEIYLKSRIMICPLLSGAGTKVKLQEAMAHAIPIVTTTTGASGMSLIDGINALITDEPDRYADQILRLLNEPELAQLLSQRIDTTFQHHYSNRAVYSTIDQLFQIPS
- a CDS encoding glycosyltransferase family 4 protein produces the protein MEEVQRGNLQFSWKYPLYRGSIRLWESAASMRLADLVLLLNRRDREYAVEHLGVDPQKAHVIPNGIPEAFLNLPFEPLPENAPLRIAQIGTYIVRKGVQYATPALNTILARYPQVSVSLLGTDCPEEKVYADFDPGVRDRVTVVPYYTHETLPDLLKGHQIKLFPTISEGFGLALIEAMACGLAPITTDTPGPMEMVRDGQDAIVIPCRDTEAIVQAVERLIGDRPYLEQLRRNAYTTAQRYSWSRIAQDTLALYEKARYLRKSF